In Gemmobacter sp., the sequence TCACCCGGGCGCCCCGGGCACGGCCGACCTGCACCGCAGCCAGCCCCACGCCCCCCGTTGCACCGTGAACCACCAGCACCTCGCCGGGTAAAAGCTGGCCACGGCTGCCAAGGGCATTGCAGGCCGTCCAGTAGTTCATCGGAAAGGCGGCCGCCTCGATCAGGCCCATGGCGGCGGGCACCGGGTGGACATTGCGTTCGGGCAGCACCGCAACCTCGGCCAGCCCGCCGCCCGCCAGTTCGATGGAAAAGGCCGCCACCCGGTCGCCCGGCGCAACCCGCGTCACCCCGGCACCGCAGGCGGTGACCACGCCCGACATTTCGCTGACCGGCACATAGGGCAGCGGCGGGGTTTTCTGATAGGTGCCGTTCAGCACCAGCGTTTCGCCAAAGTTCAGCCCGGCGGCGGCAACGCGGATCTGCACCTCGCCCGGGCCGGGGCTGGGGGCGGGAATATCCTCGATGGCCATGGCAAAGGGCGTGCGGAACTCGCGGCAGACCCAGGCCTTCATCGCCCGCCCCCTGCGGCCAGTTCGGCCAGAACCTCGGCCGTATGTTCGCCCAGCAACGGCGGATGGCGCCGGTAGGCGGCGGGCGAGGCGCCGAAATCCACCGGATGCACGGGTTGGCGAAAGCTGCCGTAGACCGGATGGTCATGGTCGGCCAGCACCCCGGCGGCCGCGATGATCGGATCCTCGGCAATGGTGGCGGCGGTGTTGACCGGGGCATAGACCGCATCCTCGGCCGCCAGCCGCGCCAGCCAATGCGCGGTCTCGCCCTGGGCAAGGGCATCGGCGAACAGCCGGTTCAGATCGGCCGCATTGCGGAACCGGCTGCCGATCGAGTCAAAGCGCGGATCGCCGATCAGCTGCCCGATCCCCAATGCGCGGCAGCTGGCGGCGAATTCGTCGTTCGACACATGGCCGACCAGCACATGACCATCGCGCGTGGCGAACACATATTGCACCCCGGCCAGCGTGCCCCCCGCCTGCACCCCCGGCCCGGTGAACGTGGCCGCCGGCATCGCCTCGGGCCACAGAAAGGACAGCGCGGCCGACAACATGTTGACCTTCAGATGCTGCCCCTGCCCGGTCCGCAGGCGGTGCAGCAGGGCCGCCGTCACCCCCTGCCAGACCACCAGCGAGGCGATCTTGTCGGTGACCGCGCTTTGCACCGTGCGCGGCTCGCCCGTGGTACGGTCGGCCTGCACGGCACAGAACCCCGCAATCCCCTGCGATACGATGTCATAGACCCGCCGCCCGCGCACCTGTTCCGCCTCGCCCAGACCGCTGAGCGACACATAGATCAGCCCCGGCGCCGTGCTGCGCAACGCCTCGTATCCCAGGCCCATGCGGTCCATCACGCCGGGGCGAAAGTTCTGCACGATGACATCCGCCGTGGCCGCCAGCCGCACCGCGCGGTCCAGATCGGCCGGATCCTTGAGGTTCAGCACCACCGAGCGCTTGTTGCGGTTGATGTTGACGAACATCGTCGACATGTCGGGCACCCCGGCCCGCCGATACCCGACCTGCCGGGCCTGATCGCCCTGCGGCGTCTCGATCTTGATCACATCGGCGCCCTGGTCGGCCAGCAGCATGGTGGCCAGCGGCCCCGACAGCGTCGAACAGAATTCAAGAATGCGGAACCCCGCAAGCGGCCCCTGTGCCGGATGGTCCATGACGTTCCCCCGCTGCGCAGCCCTGCCCGCCGGTCGGCGATGCGGCTCCCTGGCTGCCATGATCGGGAAGGTAGTCACTCAAAAGGTAGCGAGTCAATAACATTAAACCATATGACCATTAAACCGATGACTTGTTTCCGGCGCCGACCTGCGCGAACATCGGGCCATGGCCGATCGGGCCGCAAGGACACGCCGGTGATCGAACCCGTCATTCAGGAAAAGTCGTTCGAGGCGCTGGCCAGCCAGATCAAGGCGCAGATCATGGATGGCAGCATCGCCGCCGGCGAAATGCTGAACGAACGCGCGCTGATCGACCTGTCGGGGCTAAGCCGCGGTTCCGTGCGCGAGGCGCTGCGCGTGCTGGAAACGCAAGGGCTGGTCGAAACCCGGCGCGGCCGCAATGGCGGCTGGGTCGTGGTGCGGCCGGGAACCCGGATCATGCTGGAATCGCTGGCATCCTATATCCGGCAGGGCAACCCCACGCTGCGCGTGCTGATGGAAACGGTCGAGATGTTCGAACCGGCCATGGCCGCGCTGGCGGCCCGTCACCGCACGCGCGAGGATATTGCCGCGATGGCCGAGGCCATCGGCGCCATGGAAAACGCCCCGACCAGCGAAGCCTTTATCCAGATGAACGGGCGCTGGCACGTGCGACTGGCGGATTCGGCACGCAACCCGATCATCGCGGCGCTGTATCGGGCGCTTGGCCCGTCGTTGCTGGACCCGCGGGTCGAAGGTTTCGTCACGGCCGAGGTGCGCGCCAACGTGATCCACGCCTCGCGCGCGATCCTCCAGGCGATCACCGACCAGGACGAACGCCTGGCCGCCGACCGCATGCGCAAGCATGTGGCGGCCTATTTCCAGCTGCTGGCGCGGCTGGACGGCTGAGGCCACAGGCGGGCGACCGCGACAGGCGCCCCCGCTACAGCAACCCGTTGCGTTGCGGGCCGCCGGCCATCAGGCTGTAGGCCTCGATCAGGGCGGGGTCGGCGGGGCGGCCGGGGCGCAGGTGGTGCAGCAGGGCATCCAGGAACGCCCGGGTCTTTTGCGGCATCAGGCGGCGGCTGGGAAACACCGCCCGCACCGTGACCGGCCGCAGCGCCCAGTCGGGCAGCAACCGCACCAGCGCGCCTTGCCGCACCGGATCCTCGGCGAACAGCACCGGCAGCACGGCAATGCCCGCGCCCATCAGCACCAATCGGCGCAGCATGTCATAGGAATTGGCCCCCAGCCTGCGCCCCGCCATGTCGATCGTCAGGCCCCGCCCCTGCCGGTTCAGCGCCCAGGGCTGCGCCGCCCCCGCGCTGATCAGCGCCAGCAGATCGAACCCCGCCAGATCCTGCGCGCCCGCAGGCGTGCCGCGCCGGTCCAGATAAGCGGGTGCCGCATAGACGCCCAGATCCAGGTTGGTCAGATGCCGCGTCGTCAGCTGCTGCGCGGTATCGCCGTCGCCCACCCGGATCGCCAGGTCGAAACTTTCCGCGATCACATCGACATAGCGGGGCGACAGATCCAGATCCAGCCGCACCTCGGGCCAGGCGGCGGCAAAGGCGGCCAGCATCGGCCCCAGCACGATCCCCGCCAGATCGGCCGGCGCCGATACCCGCAACCGGCCCGACGGCGTCAGCTGCCGGTGTTCGGCCACTTCGGCCACCCGCTCGGCCTCGTGCGCGATCTGTTCGGCGGCGCCCAATATGCGCTGGCCCATCTCGGTCAGCACGATGCGGCGGGTGGTGCGTTGCAGCACCTTTTCGCCCAGCCGCGCCTCCAGCTCGCCAATCCGGCGGGACAGGGTGGATTTCGGGATCCCGGTCTGCTTGGCCGCTTCGGAAAACCCGCCAGCGTTCACCACCAGCGCAAAGAACATCAGATCGGTGGGGTCGGGCGGCGCGGGCATGATGAATGTTCCATATCTGGAACAGTGATATCCGAAACATCCGCTAGGGCAAGCCACGGATCAAGGGCATTCTGGGCAAAACGTCAAAGGGAGTCGCACGTTGACGCCTCAGCTTGTTTCACTACTGGAACGCGCCCTGGTCTGGGAAAGCGCCGTCGGCTGGACGCCGGAATGCCTGGACGAAGGGCCCTCGATGCTGCCCCGCTACCACAATTCCGGGTTCAGCTGCCTGTCGATGACCATCGGCGCCGATTGGGACCGCCCCGAACCCACGCTGCGCCATTTCGCCCAGCAGCGCCGCTATTTCGAAAACCGCAGCGACCTGTGCCGCATCGTGGAATCGGTCGACGACATTCGCGCCGCGAAACGCGATGGCAAGCTGGGCATCGGCTTTCACCTGCAAGGCGCCAGCCCGCTGGGCTACGACCCGGCGCTGATCGACACCTGGTATCGGCTGGGCATCCGCTGGATGATCCTGTGCTACAACACCCGCAACCCCCTTGGCGATGGGTGCCACGAGCCGGAGAACGCCGGCCTGTCGCTGCTGGGCCGCGCCTTTGTCGCCGAGGCGAACCGGGTGGGGATGCTGCTGGATGTCAGCCATGCCGGCATCCGCACCTCGCTGGATATCATCGCGCTGTCGGAAAAGCCGGTGATCGCCAGCCATTCCAGCGCCCGCGCCATCAAGAACCACGAACGCAACGTGACCGATGACCAGATCCGCGCCATTGCCGCCAAGGGCGGCGTGGTCGGCATCAATTCCATCGGGGCGTTCCTGACCGATGACAACAGTTCCGGCGTTGGCGCGGTGATGCGCCATATCGACCATATCGCCCAGTTGGTCGGGCCGCAGCATGTGGGCCTGGGGCTGGATACGGTGTTCTACCAGCCGTTCATGGAAAAGCTGTATAACTCCGGCCCCCTGATGGCGCAGCGCGGCTATCCGCGCCCGCCCTGGGCCGATGTCAAACCCGAGGCCCTGCCCGAGCTGGTCGAGGCGCTGGACCGCCACGGCTATGACGAAACCGCCATCCTCGGGATCCTTGGCGAGAATTTCCTGCGTGTCGCCGCGCAGACCTGGCGCCCCACCCACCAAAGGACAGACGCATGAGCCTCAAGACCCTGCGGCTTGCTGCCGCCATCGCCCTGACCGCCGCCACGGCGCAGGCCGAAACGAAACATATCGCCATTGCCAGTTTCGGCGAACACCCGGCACTGAACCAGGTTGCCGAAGGGTTCAAGGAACGCATGGGCGCGCTGGGATATGCCGAAGGCACGGCAGTGACCTACAGCTTCAACCATGCCAACTTTGACCGCACGCTGATCCCCCAGGTGCTGGCCAAGGTCGAGGCGGAAAAGCCCGCGCTGGTGCTGGCCATCACCACCGGGCTGAACCAGGCGGCGGTGCGCGGCATCACCGACAAGACCATTCCCATCGTCTTTGCGTCGGTCGTCGATCCGGTCGTCGCCGGCATCGTGCCCGACTGGCAGCACGGATCGGCCACCAGCACCGGCGCATCCATGATGCCCGATTTCGACGCGACGCTGGCCTTTCTGAAACAGGTGATCCCGGGCATCAAGGCGGTAGGCACCCTGTTCAACCCCGGCGAGGATAACGACGCCACCAACATGAAGCTGCTGACCGAGGCCGGCGAGAAGGCGGGCATCAAGATCGTCGGCGTCCCGGTCGAGGCGGCGGCCGACCTGCCGCAGCGGGTGCAAAGCTTTGCCGGGCAGGTGGATGCGGTGTTCCTGATCCAGTCGAACGTGGTGCAGACCGCCGTGCCGATCGTCGCGCAGGTGGCGCAACGCATGAAGATGCCGCTGTTCAACTCGGTCTTCAATCCGGCGCTCCAGGACCAGCTGGCCGGGTTCCACGCGATTTCCTATCGCAAGAACGGGGTGCATGCCGCCGATATCGCCGACCGCATCCTGCGGGGCGAAAAGCCGGCCGACATTGCGCCCTATGTGCCGGTGGCCGCCGATTTCGACAGCCTTGTCAGCGTCAAGGGCATGGCGGCCGTGGGCCTGCCCATTCCCGACAGCCTGAAGGACAGCCCGTGGCTGCTGAAGTGACCCCAGCACACGCGAAGGGGGGCGAGTCCCCCCTTCTGGCCCTGCGCGGATTGCGCAAGACCTTTGGCGGCGGCCTGCCGGGCGCCCGCCCGGCGCTGGACGGGGTGGACCTGACGCTGGCACGCGGCGATTTCGCGGTGATCATCGGGTCGAACGGGGCCGGCAAATCGACGCTGCTGAACAGCATCGCCGGCACCTTCGCCCCCGATGCCGGCAGCATCACGCTGGACGGGCAGGACATCACCCGGCTGGCAGGCCATGCCCGCGCCGGCTGGATCACCCGGGTGTTCCAGGATCCGATGGTCGGCACCGCCGCCGCCATGACCATCGAGGAAAACCTGGCCCTTGCCGAACGGCGCGGGCAGCCCCGCCGCCTGCGGCTGGCGCTGGACCGCGCGCGGCGCGAGACCTATCGCGACCGGCTGCGCGTGCTTGCGCTGGGGCTGGAAGACCGGCTGACCACCCCGGTCGCCCTGCTGTCGGGCGGCCAGCGGCAGGCGCTGTCGCTGATCATGGCCGTCATGTCACGGCCCCGGCTGCTGCTGCTGGACGAACATACCGCCGCGCTGGATCCGCGCACGGCCGATATCGTCATGCAGGCCACGCTGCGCGTGGTGCAGGACCATGGCCTGACCGCGCTGATGGTGACCCACAACATGCGCCAGGCCATCGAGACCGGCAACCGTCTGGTGATGATGGATGCCGGCCGCATCCGGCTGGACATTGGCGGGCCGGAAAAATCGGCGCTGACCGCCGCCGATCTGGTGGAAAAGTTCCGCATCGACAACGACCGAATGCTGCTGGGAAGCTGAGCCATGCCCGTGATCGACGCCTTCCTGAACCTGATCCCCGTCACCTTCGCGCAAAGCCTGATGTATTCCTTTGTCGTGATGGGGATCATGATCCCGTTCCGGCTGCTCAGCTTTCCCGACCTGACCAGCGAGGGGGCGTTTCCCCTGGGCGGCTGCGTCTGTGCCGCGCTGATCCTGGCCGGGTGGGATCCGTTCCTGGCCACCGCCGTGGCCTTTGGCGCCGGGATTGCCGCCGGCATGGCCACCGCGCTGATCCACCTGCAATTCCGGCTGAATTCGCTGCTGGCCGGCATTCTGGTGTTCACCGCGCTTTACAGCGTGAACATGCGGGTGATGGGGCGGTCCAACGTGGCGCTGTTTTCGGCCGACAGCGTGTTCCTGCAAGTCAGCCCCGCCATCCTGGGATCGGTCGCATTGCAGATCCTGTTCTTTGGCGTGCTGGTGCTGGCCGTGCTGCTGGCGCTGCGCTGGTTCCTGGCGACCGAGGCGGGGGCGGCGCTGCGGCTGGTCGGCATCAACCCGGATCTGGCGCCCTCGCTGGGCATCAACCTGTGGACATGGACGCTGGTGGGGCTGGGGCTGGCCAACGGGTTGTCGGCCTTTGGCGGGGCGCTGGTGGTGCAGTTGCAGGGCTTTGCCGATATCGGCATGGGCATGGGGCTGCTGATCAACGGCCTGGCCTCGCTGGTGATCGGGGAAACCGTGGTCGGCCGGCAGACGATCACCCGCCAGCTGCTGGCTCCGGTGGTGGGCGCGGCGATCTACTACCAGTTCGTCTCGCTGGGCCTGTCGCTGGGGCTGCAACCCAGCGATCTGAAACTGGTGACGGCGGTCTTCGTTCTGCTGACGCTGGGCCTGCCCGCGCTGCGCCGGGGGGGCACCGCGGGGCGCGAAAAGCTGCACGCCTGAGGCCGGCCCGCCCGGTTGCCGGGCGGGCCCATATCCCCGCGTTCTCTCTCGTCCGTGCC encodes:
- a CDS encoding NADPH:quinone oxidoreductase family protein translates to MKAWVCREFRTPFAMAIEDIPAPSPGPGEVQIRVAAAGLNFGETLVLNGTYQKTPPLPYVPVSEMSGVVTACGAGVTRVAPGDRVAAFSIELAGGGLAEVAVLPERNVHPVPAAMGLIEAAAFPMNYWTACNALGSRGQLLPGEVLVVHGATGGVGLAAVQVGRARGARVIATGHGLARLQPLLDLGADHVIDLDTADLRDSLRALTGGRGADVVFDPVGGRLFDDSMRCIAPGGRILVVGFTSGQPAVARTNVMLVKMISVIGVEARLAIETTAGRGQAEFQQMLDDVAAGRLKPRVGQVYRFDQAAEGYRDILGRRHFGKSVLMVCPELCGHS
- a CDS encoding CoA transferase, which produces MDHPAQGPLAGFRILEFCSTLSGPLATMLLADQGADVIKIETPQGDQARQVGYRRAGVPDMSTMFVNINRNKRSVVLNLKDPADLDRAVRLAATADVIVQNFRPGVMDRMGLGYEALRSTAPGLIYVSLSGLGEAEQVRGRRVYDIVSQGIAGFCAVQADRTTGEPRTVQSAVTDKIASLVVWQGVTAALLHRLRTGQGQHLKVNMLSAALSFLWPEAMPAATFTGPGVQAGGTLAGVQYVFATRDGHVLVGHVSNDEFAASCRALGIGQLIGDPRFDSIGSRFRNAADLNRLFADALAQGETAHWLARLAAEDAVYAPVNTAATIAEDPIIAAAGVLADHDHPVYGSFRQPVHPVDFGASPAAYRRHPPLLGEHTAEVLAELAAGGGR
- a CDS encoding FadR/GntR family transcriptional regulator; its protein translation is MIEPVIQEKSFEALASQIKAQIMDGSIAAGEMLNERALIDLSGLSRGSVREALRVLETQGLVETRRGRNGGWVVVRPGTRIMLESLASYIRQGNPTLRVLMETVEMFEPAMAALAARHRTREDIAAMAEAIGAMENAPTSEAFIQMNGRWHVRLADSARNPIIAALYRALGPSLLDPRVEGFVTAEVRANVIHASRAILQAITDQDERLAADRMRKHVAAYFQLLARLDG
- a CDS encoding LysR family transcriptional regulator, translated to MPAPPDPTDLMFFALVVNAGGFSEAAKQTGIPKSTLSRRIGELEARLGEKVLQRTTRRIVLTEMGQRILGAAEQIAHEAERVAEVAEHRQLTPSGRLRVSAPADLAGIVLGPMLAAFAAAWPEVRLDLDLSPRYVDVIAESFDLAIRVGDGDTAQQLTTRHLTNLDLGVYAAPAYLDRRGTPAGAQDLAGFDLLALISAGAAQPWALNRQGRGLTIDMAGRRLGANSYDMLRRLVLMGAGIAVLPVLFAEDPVRQGALVRLLPDWALRPVTVRAVFPSRRLMPQKTRAFLDALLHHLRPGRPADPALIEAYSLMAGGPQRNGLL
- a CDS encoding dipeptidase; translation: MTPQLVSLLERALVWESAVGWTPECLDEGPSMLPRYHNSGFSCLSMTIGADWDRPEPTLRHFAQQRRYFENRSDLCRIVESVDDIRAAKRDGKLGIGFHLQGASPLGYDPALIDTWYRLGIRWMILCYNTRNPLGDGCHEPENAGLSLLGRAFVAEANRVGMLLDVSHAGIRTSLDIIALSEKPVIASHSSARAIKNHERNVTDDQIRAIAAKGGVVGINSIGAFLTDDNSSGVGAVMRHIDHIAQLVGPQHVGLGLDTVFYQPFMEKLYNSGPLMAQRGYPRPPWADVKPEALPELVEALDRHGYDETAILGILGENFLRVAAQTWRPTHQRTDA
- a CDS encoding ABC transporter substrate-binding protein, giving the protein MSLKTLRLAAAIALTAATAQAETKHIAIASFGEHPALNQVAEGFKERMGALGYAEGTAVTYSFNHANFDRTLIPQVLAKVEAEKPALVLAITTGLNQAAVRGITDKTIPIVFASVVDPVVAGIVPDWQHGSATSTGASMMPDFDATLAFLKQVIPGIKAVGTLFNPGEDNDATNMKLLTEAGEKAGIKIVGVPVEAAADLPQRVQSFAGQVDAVFLIQSNVVQTAVPIVAQVAQRMKMPLFNSVFNPALQDQLAGFHAISYRKNGVHAADIADRILRGEKPADIAPYVPVAADFDSLVSVKGMAAVGLPIPDSLKDSPWLLK
- a CDS encoding ABC transporter ATP-binding protein, which encodes MTPAHAKGGESPLLALRGLRKTFGGGLPGARPALDGVDLTLARGDFAVIIGSNGAGKSTLLNSIAGTFAPDAGSITLDGQDITRLAGHARAGWITRVFQDPMVGTAAAMTIEENLALAERRGQPRRLRLALDRARRETYRDRLRVLALGLEDRLTTPVALLSGGQRQALSLIMAVMSRPRLLLLDEHTAALDPRTADIVMQATLRVVQDHGLTALMVTHNMRQAIETGNRLVMMDAGRIRLDIGGPEKSALTAADLVEKFRIDNDRMLLGS
- a CDS encoding ABC transporter permease; the encoded protein is MPVIDAFLNLIPVTFAQSLMYSFVVMGIMIPFRLLSFPDLTSEGAFPLGGCVCAALILAGWDPFLATAVAFGAGIAAGMATALIHLQFRLNSLLAGILVFTALYSVNMRVMGRSNVALFSADSVFLQVSPAILGSVALQILFFGVLVLAVLLALRWFLATEAGAALRLVGINPDLAPSLGINLWTWTLVGLGLANGLSAFGGALVVQLQGFADIGMGMGLLINGLASLVIGETVVGRQTITRQLLAPVVGAAIYYQFVSLGLSLGLQPSDLKLVTAVFVLLTLGLPALRRGGTAGREKLHA